In the genome of Pieris napi chromosome 16, ilPieNapi1.2, whole genome shotgun sequence, one region contains:
- the LOC125057584 gene encoding uncharacterized protein LOC125057584 — MHFITSISRLNPPRLAISMQSQQMTYTVNMILKIFLIVTCELLMTYGNSRIITLRNLDFKTNGVPQQLKIDETPHVNLTEKPEDQASSKSQEVSIKDISEEVSRKENDLHDDAIQQDLNDIDTVIQPEVTRVNSGPSDAQNLEKIKFMLKEIKKMLKKETKQTGVENDYFKSYVPISEDVDNPEPRGMARTSINFVDGLNLINRGRKIHDIV; from the coding sequence ATGCATTTCATTACCTCAATTTCACGCCTCAATCCACCACGGCTTGCCATTTCAATGCAGTCGCAACAAATGACCTACACGGTAAATatgatacttaaaatatttttaattgtcacGTGCGAATTATTAATGACTTATGGAAACTCAAGAATCATTACGCTGcgtaatttagattttaaaacaaatggtgtaCCTCAACAACTAAAAATAGATGAAACGCCTCATGTTAATTTGACTGAAAAACCTGAAGATCAAGCTTCTAGTAAGTCTCAAGAAGTTTCCATAAAGGATATAAGTGAAGAGGTGAGTCGAAAAGAAAATGATTTACATGATGATGCTATCCAACAAGATTTAAATGATATTGACACTGTTATACAACCAGAAGTTACAAGAGTCAACAGTGGGCCAAGTGACGCACAGAActtggaaaaaataaaatttatgttaaaggaaataaagaaaatgttgAAAAAAGAAACGAAACAGACGGGAGTAGAAAATGATTATTTCAAATCGTACGTGCCGATAAGTGAAGATGTCGACAATCCAGAGCCTCGAGGTATGGCAAGGACCTCCATCAATTTTGTGGATGGATTGAATCTTATTAATAGAGGCAGGAAGATACACGATATTGTCTAg